AACTATTTTTAAAATCTTCTAAACCATCTGTTGGATTTGAACTTTTAAGGGAATTGGGCGTTTTAAAATATTTTCCTGAGTTGCAAGCTTTGATAAACTGTAAGCAAGAACCAGAGTATCATCCTGAAGGTGATGTTTGGATTCATACTTTAATGTGCTTAGATGAATTGGCAAAGATTTTAGAAAAAGAAAAAATTGAAGATGAGTATAAAAAACTATATCTTTTTTATGCAGTTTTATGTCACGATTTTGGAAAACCATTTTGTACAAAAGAGATAAATGGAAAAATAACTTCTTATAAACATGAATCTTTAGGGATAGAACCAACGATCTCTTTTTTAGAAAAATTAACAAATGAAAAAAAATTTATTGAAATAGTTTGTTCTTTAGTAAAAAATCATCTTATTCCTTTTCAGTTATATTTATCACATTCAAGTGAAAAAGCCGTAAAAAGATTATCTTTAAAAGTTAATATTGAAGATTTATGTTTTGTTTGTTTGTCTGATTGTTTAGGAAGAGATTTGGATGATAAATGTAAATGTTATGATGCAATAAATTGGTTAAATGAAAAAGCAAAAGAGTTGGAAATTCACAATGAGCCTATAAAACAACTTGTTTTAGGGCGAGATTTAATAGCTTTAGGTTATAAACCATCAAAAGAGTTTAAAGAGATTTTAGAGTTTGCTTTTGATTTACAAATTGATGAAAATTTATCAAAAGAAGAAATTCTAAATAAAATAACAAATAAATATTAGAATTGTTATTTTTAAGAAAAGATTTACTTTAAAAAGTATAAAATCAATCAAATTTAAAAGGAGACAATATGAAAAAAATAATTGGTTTAGTGGCTGCACTTGGATTAACAGCTTCAGTTTATGCAAATGAAAATACAGGTTGTGGTCTTGGTTCTTTAGTTATTAAAAATCAAAGTACAGTAGTTTTACAAGTATTAGCTGCTACAACAAATGGAACTTCTGGTAACCAAACTTTTGGTATTACAAGTGGTACTTCAAATTGTGACAAACCTTCAAACTTCGTATCTAATGATAAATTAAATAAGTTTGTTGCTGAAAATATGGATGAATTAGCAATGGATATTTCAGCAGGAAAAGGTG
The genomic region above belongs to Arcobacter ellisii and contains:
- a CDS encoding CCA tRNA nucleotidyltransferase; its protein translation is MFTITTKINIPKILENILKNLQELGARPILVGGCVRDYFLNKEIKDFDIEIFDFDSLELLEISLKKFGNVKLVGKSFGVLTLKVEGYDFDFALPRIEKKVGNSHTDFEVITNSNLSFEEAAIRRDFTINAIGYDYFKDEFIDPFNGIDDLKNRTLKHIDEKTFVEDSLRVYRAVQFAARFEFNLDENTKELCKKIVLSDELSYLPKERIYEEFKKLFLKSSKPSVGFELLRELGVLKYFPELQALINCKQEPEYHPEGDVWIHTLMCLDELAKILEKEKIEDEYKKLYLFYAVLCHDFGKPFCTKEINGKITSYKHESLGIEPTISFLEKLTNEKKFIEIVCSLVKNHLIPFQLYLSHSSEKAVKRLSLKVNIEDLCFVCLSDCLGRDLDDKCKCYDAINWLNEKAKELEIHNEPIKQLVLGRDLIALGYKPSKEFKEILEFAFDLQIDENLSKEEILNKITNKY
- a CDS encoding DUF3015 family protein gives rise to the protein MKKIIGLVAALGLTASVYANENTGCGLGSLVIKNQSTVVLQVLAATTNGTSGNQTFGITSGTSNCDKPSNFVSNDKLNKFVAENMDELAMDISAGKGETLETVAKLMNVENKEAFSAKLQANFSNIYSSQNVTSANVIDSIAKYM